One window from the genome of Pseudonocardia hierapolitana encodes:
- a CDS encoding Lrp/AsnC family transcriptional regulator, with protein sequence MPLDKDLDPVDWRILRQLQDDASITNKELAARVGLPTSSCHERVRRLRALGVITAVRAVVDPAAVGRGLQAFIAVQLRPHRREFVEAFTAAVLALPETLALYTVSGPDDFFLHVAVADSAHLHRLIVDHLTTRPEVGHAQTHLIFDRPMTAPVRPIR encoded by the coding sequence ATGCCCCTCGACAAGGATCTGGATCCGGTGGACTGGCGAATTCTGCGGCAGCTCCAGGACGACGCGTCGATCACCAACAAGGAGCTGGCCGCCCGGGTCGGCCTGCCCACGTCCTCGTGCCACGAGCGGGTACGCCGGCTGCGGGCGCTCGGCGTGATCACGGCCGTCCGCGCGGTGGTGGACCCGGCCGCCGTCGGACGCGGTCTGCAGGCGTTCATCGCAGTGCAGTTGCGTCCGCACCGCAGGGAGTTCGTCGAGGCGTTCACGGCGGCGGTGCTCGCGCTGCCGGAGACCCTCGCGCTCTACACCGTCTCGGGCCCGGACGACTTCTTCCTCCACGTCGCCGTGGCCGACAGCGCCCACCTGCACCGCCTGATCGTCGACCACCTCACCACCCGCCCCGAGGTCGGCCACGCCCAGACCCACCTGATCTTCGACCGGCCGATGACGGCTCCGGTCCGACCGATCCGTTGA
- a CDS encoding DUF2000 family protein yields MPPRCVLVLDPASPRWLIANAAAVLGASAGAAGAAALGPDLTDASGSHWAGIAEIVVPVLAASPTELAALRAAAQEAGVTALAFPDLAQASPTYADYTAAVAATPTAEIGVHAIALLGSGNAVRRLTRHLPALTDPVPEPEPVP; encoded by the coding sequence GTGCCTCCCCGCTGTGTCCTCGTCCTCGACCCCGCCTCCCCACGCTGGTTGATCGCCAACGCCGCCGCCGTGCTCGGTGCGTCCGCAGGTGCCGCGGGCGCCGCCGCGCTCGGGCCCGACCTGACCGACGCCTCCGGTAGCCACTGGGCCGGCATCGCGGAGATCGTCGTGCCCGTGCTGGCCGCGTCACCCACTGAGCTCGCCGCCCTCCGCGCGGCGGCACAGGAGGCAGGCGTCACCGCGCTCGCCTTCCCGGACCTCGCCCAGGCCTCGCCCACCTACGCCGACTACACCGCGGCCGTGGCCGCCACCCCGACCGCCGAGATCGGCGTGCACGCCATCGCGCTGCTCGGGTCCGGCAACGCCGTCCGCCGGCTGACCCGCCACCTGCCCGCCCTCACCGATCCGGTCCCGGAGCCGGAGCCGGTCCCGTGA
- a CDS encoding helix-turn-helix transcriptional regulator codes for MAIPRLRRTEVFPDGAYPLHSDRRLLDAPVMPHAHDFCELMVIVSGRAVYRTRHGTRRLEGGDVVAVRPGSWHEYRQVVDLDVLNVYLGPELLSGDLAWILGYSSLTNLIFGTGDVRLRLTPTATDRTRWWLEQLAGCRDRPEVEQALQLRSLLGCVFAEFAGASASHAGRAMDPATSAALLAMAQDPARAWSVAELAAIARISPSHLQHRFAGQMGISLLGWLTQYRSELMAVQLAAGGRSVAEIGRAVGWHDPNYAARRFRATYGLSPTEYRRRFAFTAPSPR; via the coding sequence GTGGCGATCCCGCGGCTGCGCCGCACCGAGGTGTTTCCCGACGGCGCCTATCCCCTGCACAGCGACCGGCGGCTGCTGGACGCACCCGTCATGCCCCACGCGCACGACTTCTGCGAGCTGATGGTGATCGTCTCCGGGCGTGCGGTGTACCGCACCCGGCACGGGACCCGCCGGCTCGAAGGCGGTGACGTGGTCGCGGTGCGGCCGGGGAGCTGGCACGAGTACCGCCAGGTCGTCGATCTCGACGTGCTGAACGTCTACCTCGGCCCGGAGCTGCTCTCCGGTGATCTGGCCTGGATCCTGGGCTACTCGAGCCTGACCAACCTGATCTTCGGCACCGGTGACGTCCGGCTCAGGCTCACGCCGACGGCCACCGACCGGACCCGGTGGTGGCTGGAACAGCTGGCCGGCTGCCGTGATCGTCCCGAGGTCGAGCAGGCGTTGCAGCTGCGCAGCCTGCTCGGCTGCGTGTTCGCCGAGTTCGCGGGCGCGAGCGCGTCGCACGCCGGTCGTGCGATGGACCCCGCGACGAGCGCCGCGCTCCTGGCCATGGCGCAGGACCCGGCGCGCGCCTGGAGCGTCGCCGAGCTGGCCGCGATCGCCCGGATCTCGCCGTCCCACCTGCAGCACCGGTTCGCCGGGCAGATGGGCATCAGCCTGCTGGGTTGGCTCACGCAGTACCGGTCCGAGCTGATGGCGGTGCAGCTGGCCGCGGGCGGGAGATCCGTGGCCGAGATCGGCCGGGCGGTCGGCTGGCACGACCCGAACTACGCCGCCCGGAGGTTCCGCGCGACGTACGGGCTCTCGCCGACGGAGTACCGGCGCCGGTTCGCCTTCACGGCGCCGAGCCCTCGCTGA
- a CDS encoding cobalamin-binding protein, with amino-acid sequence MRIASLLPAATEIVAALGRADDLVAVTYECDPEIRERASVVVDTVLPPGLEPAAIDAVVRDRAARGLPMYELDRAALAAVDPDLILTQDLCAVCALPSSTVTDALAAIGCRADVLSLDSHTVEDVLVAIAAIGGRIGASCELVDGLRARLEAVEAAVGARPRPRVLVLEWVDPPFLAGHWVPELVRRAGGEPVGGVDAGRSVAAGWPEVAALSADVVLVAPCGYGLDAAVAQSATVQDRLPGAAVVAIDADSYVVRAGPRLVDGIEAIAWALHPDAVPPPPPGRIRWCASAR; translated from the coding sequence GTGCGGATCGCCTCCCTGTTGCCTGCGGCCACCGAGATCGTCGCCGCTCTCGGCCGTGCGGACGACCTGGTGGCCGTCACCTACGAGTGTGATCCGGAGATCCGGGAGCGCGCGAGCGTCGTCGTCGACACGGTGCTCCCGCCCGGTCTGGAACCCGCCGCGATCGACGCGGTCGTCCGCGACCGGGCGGCCCGCGGCCTGCCGATGTACGAGCTCGACCGGGCCGCGCTGGCCGCGGTGGATCCGGACCTGATCCTCACCCAGGACCTGTGCGCGGTGTGCGCGCTGCCGTCGAGCACCGTGACGGACGCCCTGGCCGCGATCGGCTGCCGGGCCGACGTGCTGTCGCTCGACTCGCACACCGTCGAGGACGTGCTCGTCGCGATCGCCGCGATCGGCGGGCGCATCGGGGCCTCGTGCGAGCTGGTCGACGGGCTGCGGGCCCGGCTCGAGGCCGTCGAGGCCGCGGTCGGCGCTCGCCCGCGGCCGCGGGTGCTGGTGCTGGAGTGGGTCGACCCGCCGTTCCTCGCCGGCCACTGGGTGCCGGAGCTGGTGCGCCGCGCCGGCGGGGAGCCCGTCGGTGGGGTGGACGCGGGCCGCAGCGTGGCAGCAGGCTGGCCCGAGGTCGCCGCGTTGTCCGCCGACGTCGTGCTCGTGGCACCGTGCGGCTACGGGCTCGACGCCGCCGTTGCGCAGTCCGCGACCGTGCAGGACCGGTTGCCGGGCGCGGCGGTGGTGGCGATCGACGCCGACTCCTACGTGGTGCGGGCCGGCCCGCGGCTCGTCGACGGGATCGAGGCGATCGCATGGGCGCTGCACCCGGACGCCGTGCCTCCACCCCCGCCGGGGCGGATCAGGTGGTGCGCTTCGGCGCGGTGA
- a CDS encoding LysE family translocator: MTLERWTAFVGVLLVVVFTPGPDFAVVLRHSLGGPARGVRAAAGNVTGLAGHTTAAALGLSAVLAARPDVLTAIRLAGAAYLGWLAVQAIRAAFARDPAAAHPERARSPHPYLDGLATNLLNPKALLFFLGLIPQFVVPGPTVTAQLLLLAGTTVVAAVLWWTVVILAAARGRAVLGRARVRRAVDGVTGGVLLAVAVGIARG, encoded by the coding sequence GTGACCCTCGAGCGCTGGACGGCGTTCGTCGGCGTCCTGCTGGTGGTGGTGTTCACCCCGGGACCGGACTTCGCCGTGGTGTTGCGGCACTCGCTCGGTGGCCCGGCGCGGGGCGTGCGTGCCGCGGCGGGGAACGTCACGGGGCTGGCCGGTCACACCACGGCCGCCGCCCTCGGGCTCTCCGCCGTGCTCGCCGCCCGCCCGGACGTGCTCACCGCGATCCGCCTCGCGGGCGCCGCCTACCTCGGGTGGCTGGCCGTGCAGGCGATCAGGGCCGCGTTCGCCCGCGACCCGGCGGCAGCGCATCCGGAACGGGCGCGCAGCCCTCATCCGTACCTCGACGGACTCGCGACCAACCTGCTCAACCCCAAGGCGCTGCTGTTCTTCCTCGGCCTGATCCCGCAGTTCGTCGTGCCCGGGCCCACGGTCACCGCCCAGCTGCTCCTGCTGGCGGGCACCACCGTGGTGGCGGCGGTGCTGTGGTGGACGGTCGTGATCCTTGCCGCTGCCCGGGGCCGGGCCGTGCTCGGCCGCGCTCGCGTGCGGCGGGCCGTCGACGGGGTGACCGGGGGTGTGCTGCTCGCCGTTGCGGTCGGCATCGCACGCGGGTAG
- a CDS encoding FAD binding domain-containing protein, giving the protein MKPFTYRSPADAAAAVRAVSADPDAAFLAGGTNLVDHLKLGVIEPDLLVDVTALTSAEIIDLDGGGLRVGAGVRNSDLAADHRVRERYPALAQALLAGASGQLRNMATTGGNPLQRTRCVYFQDVTRPCNKREPGSGCSAIGGATRGHAVLGASEHCIATHPSDMAVALAALDAQVNVLGVEGERTIPFVDLHRLPQDHPEQDTVLAHGELITAIDLPPLPMARRSRYRKVRDRASYAFALVSVAAALEVAGGVVRDCRIAFGGVAHTPWRAWRAEEVLRGTVAEERSYQAAAEAELADARPQHGIDGGNGFKIPLLTRTLVAVLRELATAEA; this is encoded by the coding sequence GTGAAACCGTTCACCTACCGATCCCCGGCCGACGCGGCCGCTGCCGTGCGGGCTGTGAGCGCCGACCCGGACGCGGCGTTCCTCGCGGGCGGCACGAACCTGGTCGACCACCTGAAGCTCGGCGTCATCGAGCCCGACCTGCTGGTCGACGTCACCGCGCTCACCTCCGCCGAGATCATCGATCTCGACGGCGGCGGCCTGCGGGTCGGAGCCGGTGTCCGCAACAGCGACCTGGCCGCCGACCACCGCGTCCGCGAGCGGTACCCGGCGCTCGCGCAGGCGCTGCTCGCCGGGGCGTCCGGCCAGCTGCGCAACATGGCGACCACCGGCGGCAACCCGCTGCAGCGCACCCGCTGCGTCTACTTCCAGGACGTCACCAGGCCGTGCAACAAACGCGAGCCGGGTTCGGGGTGCTCGGCGATCGGTGGTGCCACGCGCGGGCACGCGGTGCTCGGCGCCTCCGAGCACTGCATCGCGACCCACCCCTCCGACATGGCGGTGGCCCTCGCCGCGCTGGACGCGCAGGTGAACGTGCTCGGCGTCGAAGGTGAGCGCACGATCCCGTTCGTCGACCTGCACCGGCTCCCGCAGGACCACCCCGAGCAGGACACCGTCCTCGCGCACGGCGAGCTGATCACCGCGATCGACCTGCCACCGCTGCCGATGGCCCGCCGCTCCCGGTACCGGAAGGTGCGCGACCGCGCCTCGTACGCGTTCGCGCTGGTCTCGGTGGCCGCGGCGCTGGAGGTGGCGGGCGGGGTCGTCCGCGACTGCCGGATCGCGTTCGGCGGAGTGGCCCACACGCCGTGGCGGGCGTGGCGCGCAGAGGAGGTGCTGCGCGGGACCGTCGCGGAGGAGCGCAGCTACCAGGCCGCGGCCGAGGCCGAGCTGGCCGACGCCCGCCCGCAGCACGGGATCGACGGCGGCAACGGGTTCAAGATCCCGCTGCTCACGCGCACGCTCGTGGCGGTGCTGCGCGAGCTCGCCACCGCGGAGGCCTGA
- a CDS encoding phytanoyl-CoA dioxygenase family protein has product MTTAARTTESTDQQAGPVLPEEIVARYRSDGFVHVPGVLRPEEVERYRNAARSVFDREQGLHPDNPMFKQVVNIWRRDEVLRELTLHRGLAELATRLAGVPLRIWHDQLLIKPPHNGTPTEFHQDAPYWPHADSRHSLSAWVALVDVPVERGCMTFIPGQQERRDIRATDISDAHDLFDAAPDLAYQPRVTIPLRAGDVTFHNGYTPHTANANDTDEFRLAHVNIYVDRELHYNGRRHVCTDPLGLEPGDPLPDDSFPPVPRDRGA; this is encoded by the coding sequence ATGACAACAGCTGCTCGGACCACGGAGTCCACGGATCAGCAGGCGGGCCCGGTGCTGCCGGAAGAGATCGTCGCCCGGTACCGCTCGGACGGATTCGTCCACGTCCCCGGCGTGCTGCGGCCCGAGGAGGTCGAGCGGTACCGGAACGCCGCCCGATCGGTCTTCGACCGCGAGCAGGGCCTCCATCCCGACAATCCGATGTTCAAGCAGGTCGTCAACATCTGGCGGCGTGACGAGGTCCTGCGCGAGCTGACCCTGCACCGCGGGCTGGCCGAGCTGGCCACCCGGCTGGCCGGTGTCCCGCTGCGGATCTGGCACGACCAGCTGTTGATCAAGCCGCCGCACAACGGGACCCCGACCGAGTTCCACCAGGACGCGCCGTACTGGCCGCACGCCGACAGCCGGCATTCGCTCTCGGCATGGGTCGCGCTCGTCGACGTCCCGGTGGAGCGCGGCTGCATGACCTTCATCCCCGGGCAGCAGGAGCGCCGCGACATCCGGGCCACGGACATCTCCGATGCCCACGACCTCTTCGACGCCGCTCCCGATCTCGCCTACCAGCCGCGGGTGACGATCCCGCTGCGGGCCGGCGACGTCACCTTCCACAACGGCTACACGCCGCACACCGCGAACGCCAACGACACCGACGAGTTCCGGCTCGCCCACGTGAACATCTACGTCGACCGCGAGCTCCACTACAACGGACGCCGGCACGTCTGCACCGATCCGCTCGGCCTGGAGCCGGGTGATCCCCTGCCCGACGACAGCTTCCCGCCGGTCCCCCGCGACCGCGGGGCATGA
- a CDS encoding (2Fe-2S)-binding protein, with the protein MDADITLHVDGVPRPVTVDTRTTLLDALRERLGVTSPKKGCDHGQCGACTVLLDGRRVLSCLALAVAHDGREVTTADGLAPDGELHPVQQAFLDHDGFQCGYCTPGQVCSAVGVLDELAAGWASAVTPGGAQPRLDHDEVAERMSGNLCRCGAYVGIVEAVTAAGAGR; encoded by the coding sequence ATGGACGCCGACATCACCCTCCACGTCGACGGCGTACCGCGGCCGGTCACCGTCGACACCCGCACGACGCTGCTCGACGCGCTCCGCGAGCGGCTGGGGGTGACGAGCCCGAAGAAGGGCTGCGACCACGGGCAGTGCGGGGCGTGCACCGTGCTGCTCGACGGCAGGCGCGTGCTCTCCTGCCTCGCGCTCGCCGTGGCGCACGACGGCCGCGAGGTGACCACGGCCGACGGGCTCGCCCCGGACGGCGAGCTGCACCCGGTGCAGCAGGCGTTCCTCGACCACGACGGCTTCCAGTGCGGCTACTGCACGCCGGGACAGGTCTGCTCCGCCGTCGGCGTGCTCGACGAGCTCGCGGCCGGGTGGGCCAGCGCGGTGACGCCGGGCGGGGCGCAGCCGCGCCTGGACCACGACGAGGTGGCGGAGCGGATGAGCGGCAACCTCTGCCGGTGCGGCGCGTACGTCGGCATCGTCGAGGCCGTCACGGCGGCGGGAGCGGGCCGGTGA
- a CDS encoding IS982 family transposase encodes MTTDLNTLLTALYVKIDDYLGRRTRPGRPPKLSDAELLTLAVAQVLLGVRSEARWLRFVPRALPGAFPYLPGQSGYNKRLRGALSLIKRLIRVLATDTDLWDDPVWIVDSTPVECARSRPTVRRSNLAGWAGYSYCASHSRFFWGLRLHLVCTPAGLPITWALADPKLDERQVLMAVLDHDPTLTATRLGLTIIADKGYASAELDRYLAERGATLLRPSYRNRAPRPGEHLLKPIRQLIESVNDTLKGQLDLELHGGRSIDGVGARIGQRLLALTAAIWHNRATGQPITRSLIAYDH; translated from the coding sequence GTGACGACCGACCTGAACACCCTCCTGACCGCACTGTACGTCAAGATCGACGACTACCTGGGCCGCCGTACCCGTCCGGGTAGACCACCCAAGCTCTCGGATGCCGAGCTGCTCACTCTGGCCGTGGCACAGGTGTTGCTCGGGGTGCGCTCGGAGGCCCGCTGGCTGCGGTTCGTCCCCCGTGCGCTGCCCGGCGCGTTCCCCTACCTGCCCGGGCAATCCGGCTACAACAAGCGCCTCCGTGGCGCGTTGTCACTTATCAAGCGGCTGATCCGGGTGTTGGCCACCGACACCGACCTGTGGGACGACCCGGTGTGGATCGTCGACTCGACCCCGGTCGAGTGCGCCCGCTCCCGCCCCACCGTGCGCCGCTCGAACCTGGCCGGGTGGGCCGGCTACAGCTACTGCGCCTCGCACTCGCGGTTCTTCTGGGGCCTGCGCCTACACCTGGTGTGCACCCCGGCCGGGCTGCCGATCACCTGGGCGCTGGCCGACCCGAAACTCGACGAACGGCAGGTGCTGATGGCCGTGCTCGACCACGACCCCACCCTCACCGCCACCCGGCTCGGGCTGACGATCATCGCCGACAAGGGATACGCCTCCGCCGAGCTCGACCGCTACCTGGCCGAACGCGGCGCGACGCTGCTGCGCCCCTCGTACCGCAACCGCGCCCCCCGCCCCGGAGAACACCTACTCAAACCGATTCGGCAGCTCATCGAGTCGGTCAACGACACCCTCAAGGGCCAGCTCGACCTCGAACTGCATGGCGGGCGCAGCATCGATGGCGTCGGCGCCAGGATCGGCCAGCGCCTGCTCGCCCTGACCGCGGCGATCTGGCACAACCGCGCCACCGGCCAGCCCATCACCCGATCCCTGATCGCTTACGACCACTGA
- a CDS encoding xanthine dehydrogenase family protein molybdopterin-binding subunit yields MTELLEPRAIGRDTVRRDGADKVRGIAVYAYETPVPNPTYCHPVQATIARGRVTRIDTAAADALEGVLAVLTPATAERLASTEDAELAVLQGDEVSFRGQFVGAVVAETSESARRAADLVRVEYDEAAHDVALAADRDDLYAPEKVNPAFPTDTGEGDVDAALADAPATVRQTYTTAMYHNNPLEPHATTALWDGTALTLWDSTQGVHPDRTAVCKVFGLDEERVRVICPYVGGGFGSKGTPHAHVVLAALAARAVPGRAVKLALTRQQMFALAGYRTPTIQRVQLGADREGHLTAIAHDVVEQTSRIKEFAEQTAVPTRHVYAAPNRRTTHRLAALDVPVPSWMRAPGECPGMFAPEVAMDELAAELGIDPVELRIRNEPGVDPDSGKPFSSRGLVECLRRGAERFGWAGRDPRPGVRREGDWLVGTGVASSIYPAMRQPSSAVIRFDAGRYVARIGAADLGTGAWTVLAQITADALGVPGEDVDVLIGDTDHPAASVAGGSSGTSSWGSALVATARAFREKFGTEPDDGDEMDGATGPNPETEEYAMFAFGAQFVEARVHADTGEIRVPRMLGVFDAGRIVNPRTARSQFIGGMTMGLSMALEEESVLDPRFGHVVNHDLAEYHVAVDADVGDVQVYWLDRPDPHVNPMGAKGIGEIGIVGTAAAVSNAVHHATGVRVRDLPITLDKLLDGLP; encoded by the coding sequence ATGACCGAGCTGCTGGAGCCCCGTGCCATCGGGCGGGACACCGTCCGCCGCGACGGCGCCGACAAGGTCCGCGGCATCGCCGTCTACGCCTACGAGACGCCGGTGCCGAACCCGACGTACTGCCACCCCGTGCAGGCGACGATCGCACGCGGCCGCGTGACCCGCATCGACACCGCGGCGGCCGATGCGCTCGAGGGCGTGCTGGCCGTGCTCACCCCGGCCACCGCCGAGCGGCTCGCCTCCACCGAGGACGCCGAGCTGGCCGTGCTGCAGGGCGACGAGGTCTCCTTCCGCGGCCAGTTCGTCGGGGCGGTGGTGGCCGAGACCTCCGAGAGCGCCCGCCGGGCCGCCGACCTGGTGCGCGTCGAGTACGACGAGGCGGCGCACGACGTCGCGCTCGCCGCCGACCGCGACGACCTCTACGCCCCGGAGAAGGTGAACCCGGCCTTCCCCACCGACACCGGCGAGGGTGATGTCGATGCCGCGCTGGCCGACGCGCCCGCGACCGTGCGGCAGACGTACACGACCGCGATGTACCACAACAACCCGCTCGAACCGCACGCGACGACGGCCCTGTGGGACGGGACGGCGCTGACGCTCTGGGACTCCACCCAGGGCGTGCACCCGGACCGAACCGCCGTCTGCAAGGTCTTCGGACTCGACGAGGAGCGGGTCCGGGTGATCTGCCCGTACGTGGGCGGCGGCTTCGGGTCCAAGGGCACCCCGCACGCCCACGTCGTACTCGCGGCGCTGGCCGCGCGGGCCGTGCCGGGGCGGGCGGTCAAGCTCGCGCTCACCCGCCAGCAGATGTTCGCCCTCGCCGGCTACCGCACGCCCACGATCCAGCGCGTCCAGCTGGGCGCCGACAGGGAGGGACACCTCACCGCGATCGCCCACGACGTGGTCGAGCAGACCTCCCGGATCAAGGAGTTCGCCGAGCAGACCGCGGTGCCGACCCGGCACGTGTACGCGGCGCCCAACCGGCGCACCACCCACCGGCTCGCGGCGCTGGACGTGCCGGTGCCGTCCTGGATGCGAGCTCCGGGCGAGTGCCCTGGAATGTTCGCGCCCGAGGTCGCGATGGACGAGCTCGCCGCCGAACTGGGCATCGACCCGGTCGAGCTGCGGATCCGCAACGAACCCGGCGTCGACCCGGACTCGGGCAAGCCGTTCTCCAGCCGCGGCCTGGTCGAGTGCCTGCGTCGGGGCGCGGAACGGTTCGGGTGGGCCGGCCGCGATCCGCGCCCCGGCGTCCGGCGGGAGGGCGACTGGCTGGTCGGCACCGGCGTGGCGTCGTCGATCTACCCGGCGATGCGCCAGCCGTCCAGCGCCGTGATCAGGTTCGATGCCGGCCGCTACGTCGCGCGGATCGGGGCCGCGGACCTCGGCACCGGCGCGTGGACCGTGCTGGCGCAGATCACGGCGGACGCCCTCGGCGTGCCCGGCGAGGACGTCGACGTGCTGATCGGCGACACCGACCACCCGGCCGCGTCGGTGGCGGGCGGCTCGTCGGGCACGTCCAGCTGGGGGTCGGCGCTGGTGGCGACCGCGCGGGCGTTCCGGGAGAAGTTCGGCACCGAACCCGACGACGGCGACGAGATGGACGGCGCCACCGGGCCGAACCCGGAGACCGAGGAGTACGCGATGTTCGCGTTCGGCGCGCAGTTCGTCGAGGCCCGCGTGCACGCCGACACGGGCGAGATCCGGGTGCCGAGGATGCTCGGCGTGTTCGACGCCGGCCGGATCGTCAACCCCCGCACCGCGCGCTCCCAGTTCATCGGCGGCATGACGATGGGGCTGTCGATGGCGCTCGAGGAGGAGAGCGTGCTCGACCCGCGGTTCGGCCACGTCGTGAACCACGACCTCGCCGAGTACCACGTCGCGGTGGACGCCGACGTCGGCGACGTGCAGGTGTACTGGCTCGACCGGCCGGACCCGCACGTCAACCCGATGGGCGCGAAGGGCATCGGCGAGATCGGGATCGTCGGCACCGCGGCGGCGGTGTCGAACGCGGTGCACCACGCCACGGGTGTGCGGGTGCGCGACCTGCCGATCACGCTCGACAAGCTGCTGGACGGCCTGCCCTAG
- a CDS encoding ABC transporter ATP-binding protein: protein MDTGKGRSGLVDVTVTYGGEPALRGVTLLAEAGEVLAVVGPSGSGKTTALRALAGLQAVRGGRVLVAGRDVSEVPVSQRDVSMVFRSTTLVPFLDVAANLARSAGAFGVPEPEAAQRVASRSKLLGLVRLLPRLPGTLSAGESGLTGIGRTLVRTPRAFLFDEPLAHLDAAERARTRRTIVDAVHRAGAGALYVTHDQAEAMAVGDRLAVLHEGRVRQVDRPRRVYEAPADTFVAEFVGGAGTALLPARLVTSGGAAGFRVGERTIPLWGPVPDALASRIDAPVLLGLRAEDVAEAGPDADPASVALPVSVRSVEQPGRDAVVSAEVGLPGEADGARLFARIPGGTSLRKGARARLLLDARRAHVFDPATGKALLHPN from the coding sequence GTGGATACCGGTAAAGGGCGCTCCGGGCTCGTGGACGTCACCGTCACCTACGGCGGCGAGCCCGCCCTGCGGGGCGTCACGCTGCTGGCCGAGGCCGGTGAGGTGCTCGCGGTCGTCGGCCCCTCGGGGAGCGGCAAGACCACGGCCCTGCGCGCCCTCGCCGGGCTCCAGGCGGTGCGCGGCGGGCGGGTGCTGGTCGCGGGTCGCGATGTCTCGGAAGTCCCGGTTTCGCAGCGCGACGTCTCGATGGTCTTCCGTTCCACAACGCTCGTGCCGTTCCTCGACGTGGCCGCCAACCTCGCGCGATCGGCCGGTGCGTTCGGCGTGCCCGAGCCGGAGGCCGCGCAGCGGGTCGCCTCCCGCAGCAAGCTGCTCGGGCTGGTCCGCCTGCTGCCCCGGTTGCCCGGCACCCTGTCCGCCGGGGAGTCCGGGCTCACCGGGATCGGACGCACGCTCGTGCGCACACCGCGGGCGTTCCTGTTCGACGAGCCGCTCGCCCACCTCGACGCCGCCGAGCGCGCCCGCACGCGCCGCACCATCGTCGACGCCGTCCACAGGGCCGGTGCCGGGGCGCTCTACGTCACCCACGACCAGGCCGAGGCCATGGCGGTCGGCGACCGCCTCGCCGTGCTGCACGAGGGCCGCGTCCGGCAGGTCGACCGGCCCCGCCGGGTGTACGAGGCACCGGCCGACACGTTCGTCGCCGAGTTCGTCGGCGGGGCCGGGACGGCTCTGCTCCCGGCCCGGTTGGTGACCTCCGGTGGAGCGGCGGGCTTCCGGGTCGGCGAGCGCACCATCCCGCTGTGGGGGCCGGTGCCCGACGCGCTGGCGTCCCGGATCGACGCGCCGGTCCTGCTGGGGTTGCGCGCCGAGGACGTCGCGGAGGCCGGTCCCGACGCCGACCCCGCCTCGGTGGCGCTGCCGGTGTCGGTGCGCAGCGTCGAGCAACCGGGCCGGGACGCCGTGGTGAGCGCCGAGGTCGGGCTACCGGGGGAGGCCGACGGCGCGCGGCTGTTCGCCCGCATCCCCGGCGGCACGTCCCTGCGGAAGGGGGCGCGCGCCCGGCTGCTCCTGGACGCCCGGCGCGCCCACGTCTTCGACCCGGCCACGGGCAAGGCTCTCCTCCACCCGAACTAG
- a CDS encoding TetR/AcrR family transcriptional regulator, translating into MPGRPRNPEADAAILAAALDLLLERGIEATSIEQVARRAGVTRATVYRRFPDKTRLLIAAMEAAYGNPPASPEIRDIEHLVTGWAHALADAGGRRLLRRLYGATDDLPELAAAYRARFGEHRDDARRKVLEQARDRGQLPAGTDPALLLDLLTGAVWQHLASRPDTTTPADAEAYLRAVLHQAGYRPERGEEDAT; encoded by the coding sequence GTGCCCGGCCGCCCCCGCAACCCCGAGGCAGACGCCGCCATCCTGGCGGCCGCACTCGACCTCCTGCTCGAGCGCGGCATCGAGGCCACCAGCATCGAGCAGGTGGCCCGCCGCGCCGGGGTCACCCGGGCCACCGTCTACCGGCGCTTCCCGGACAAGACCCGGCTGCTCATCGCGGCGATGGAGGCCGCGTACGGCAACCCGCCCGCGTCGCCCGAGATCCGCGACATCGAGCACCTGGTGACCGGCTGGGCGCACGCGCTCGCCGACGCCGGCGGGCGCCGCCTGCTGCGCCGCCTCTACGGCGCCACCGACGACCTCCCCGAACTCGCCGCGGCGTACCGCGCCCGCTTCGGCGAGCACCGCGACGACGCCCGACGGAAGGTGCTGGAGCAGGCCCGCGACCGCGGGCAGCTGCCTGCCGGGACCGATCCGGCCCTCCTGCTGGACCTGCTCACCGGCGCCGTCTGGCAGCACCTGGCCTCCCGGCCGGACACGACCACGCCCGCCGATGCGGAGGCGTACCTGCGCGCCGTGCTGCACCAGGCCGGCTACCGCCCGGAACGAGGAGAAGAAGATGCCACCTGA